GTGAGATGTAAAGCAATTTCAGAAAGACAACCATAACCTTGAACATAATGCCGCCAAAAATaataatgtacacaggtaaatgaaaatgatttaaaaatgaaatCTTATCTACACATTACAGTCTGCAACATTTGAAGAAAACTGAAAAAACGAGTTCCTCAAATTATGCATCTAAATATTATGTCAGACATTTACAATGAACACAGATTAGAACTTTGATTCTAGAAAGTTCCTGTTGATAAGTCAGTTTTGATTGTACTTTACAAATTGTTACCAATACACAGTAAAAAGAATAGATGTCccaacagaatttaaaaaaaaatatatttttgtataatgtATCATTGATTATATTTGTGTTTGTCAACAAGTCTTAACTTCATGTCATGAAAttgattattatttgtttatagcCACATTTATTGGTTCAAGTGGTGATGGTCTAAATGAAGAGGATCTTTCTGAAACTGCAGGTAGATTTATCGACCTAGAAATTTAGTTAGTTGCTTCTATCACAGAACTCTGTACAGGAAATATTATCTGAATTGAACTCtcaatttatgttttaatttaatttaaagaataaaaaaagagtGAGCATCTGATTGAAAAATTGTCATCAAAACTGCTTATAAGATAATAACATACGCAAAATTGGGTGTTTTTTCTCTAAATCTTGGACTGGATAAAATAGGTGATTCGTTTTGTAATACATTCATTTTTGCAGGTATGTCAGTGAGAATGAAACAGCaacaaaagacatttaaaaagGAATATCAAAAGGCTTTACTTAGTACGCATATACATTTTATAGAAAGTTGTTTTCTAAGCTTATTTTTAACACCACAATGACCTATTACATGTAATTTATGATGTTATACTTCTTAGATAAAGTTTATCCACTGCCTGAAGACTGGCCAAAGATACCTCAAATATTCCGACGTAAGAGTTGTGAACTAACAAAAGCCACCTCACCATGTGTAAAGAAGGCAGTTTCTCATCTAGAACTTATACAAAACATAATAGAAGAGTGGTTCAGAGAAAGAGATGAGGAACAGAAGAGTAGACCCTGTTCTGTAAGACCAGGTAATGTATGTTTTAACCCTTTCCTCAATGGAATTTTTAtttgcatacttgattcgcataggatttttcaataaagtgctgaaaatatgctttaaagtattaatgcattgcgaaaaacaaatatttcatcaaatgaaTTAAAGTCAGATATTTTTATGAATGCTCTTCATATGGGATACTGAGGTAATACACAGGCGTCTTTATGGAGTAAAGgagtggcgtcaaaaggcgtcattatggaggaaatgGTTAAGGACTATACAGTTTATCCTATGAGATTTTTGGAGGCATTGGTCATGTCAAATGAACTGATATCTAACACACGATTTCTgaattgttaaaatttgaaaaagcaTTTTTACCTGCTAGACTAATTGCAAAATAAAGATTCCACTTTTTccttgtttaatatttattaactGTTTAATTGTTAAATTCTAAGATTCTGACCAAATTAATAAGTTTTGCAATGTTTTCTGGAAATATTCTGGCACTTAAATAGTTGACAGAACCAGTTAAGTTTGTGTTAATTGTTTCTGACATGTTTTCATTCATCCCCTTCCTTTACAACATCAGTAAACTGTATAATTATGGaaactattgatattttttcacagTTGCAAGTaaaaaacagttgagattttctGCTGCTAGTGGACATCATAATGTCATCAAAACAACAGGAAGTGCTAAAGGGAGACAAAGTGCAGCATCAGGTCGGACAACGATATCACTTTCATCAGCCAATCAACTTTCAGTCACAGGAATTGGAGCAATTCAAGGTAAAGTATGcaataattgataaaaacattAAATCTAAATAGAATGAAATCTACAGTTTTTGTCTTGACATTTCAGTGTATgctctttttgtttgtttttttggtcATCACAGAAAGCATGAAAATTTACATTCCTCATTAGAAGTGATCTATATCAAGATAACAGTGGCATGCAAGttttatattacaaatatatactctgaattcattattattcattggatattaatatttaaatgattCCTGGAAACTGATGGCCGAcaattttaaatgttcaacgagTTAAAAATTCTTGATCAGATTGAatgcagactttgacaaaaccatgaaatccaaTGCCCAGAAAAAACTTGTTTTCCTCAATCTGTTAAAAATTGTTCCCATGAAAATAAAAGAAACCccagtatttatatatatatgtgtgtattttCAGAAGAAGATAGTGCCTTATTACCATATTTAGGAGCTGAAGATGTGTTGGATGAAGTTGTCACCCTACTTGCCAGATTAGAAAATGACAGAATAGACATTTTAAAAGCacttgaaaatgaaaaacaaaaagttGTTAGACTGAATGACAAGATAGACCATCTATGTTTAGTCAGGATGAGGGAATTACCAATAGCTGTACAAAGAGGTAGACTTTTCTTCCTTATAACAAAGATATTCAGATTTACAaggttttttatttaaaaagtcaTCAAAGACAGCACTGTTTAAGTGTTCAACTTCTTATTTAAGGAGGAATAAGTTTAATTAGCAATAATATTAGTATACACTAATTTTGGAGAAGAGGATGATTTGATGTATATtgcaaatatttatgaatttaaaaaaagatgttttccTGATTTTATTGTTTATGACAATCAAAAATGTTAAACTGATAACAGTTACTGTTGTTAATTTATGTCTGTTGATTTTAGATTAGTCACTATTATTGCGTGCCTGGTATAGACTAGGAAAGAAACAATTCTgaatctcaatttttttttaaatgtccatgATTTAGAATATTTACACTTCATTTTTCAaacctttaataaaataaaaataggtaTTCATTAGTAATATAGGGAAGTACAGAAGCAACATATAGAACCTGATATACTACTAGAAGGAGTTATAGATATACATCAATGCAACAGAAAATTAATGACACAAAAGAAAACTATCTTGATGTCAgttcatgtttcatgtttttcAGTTATggtcaaatatttacaattttatcaCAGTATGCATTTGCATGTATTATTTCAGAACATAAAGTAAACATTAACACTAAATGACAAACTTTAAGAATTTTAATGTATAATTATTTCAGAACATGAAGCATGTATCATGGATTTGAATGAACTTACATGGCATGTTTCCTACAGTAGTAGAACAGAGAAAAGAATTCACCAGAGAACTCATACTGCTGAAGTTAATAACCAAAGATTAAAAGAAGAAATCACTTTTGTGCAGAGACACATGTaagtacatacatgtaaaataatgCATAGGTAGTACTCTTTCCATGAATATGATTTTTCTGTTACCTACTAAAGTGACCCAGGAATATTTATGATAATAAAACTCAtatcaatatttatgtaaaattaaCTGTATTTGTATAATGGAAAAAtaggttttgataaataaaaccaaaaattggAACATTTTAGCAGTAAGTCGATTGACTGTGTTAATATGAGGGTAGTattgggggtaccttcatgacgttTAAAGTTAataattcttgccaaatgacattAACAGTCATTTTtagtgcatgacgataaaatgtatactttcttttagatgataaaaaaatcagctgaatttgatAAATCATGCtatttttttcctaaaataattgtaacgataattatttgagacatctgacgaatcatgataaggatattttgactattcacggtaaaaaaaaatttttaatggTAGCCGAAAAAGACTGTTTGACGCCTGAAGGTAAAGGGCATTAGCACCCTCTAATATGTACCTCTTTCATTTTTTGTCTGAACAACTTGCATCATGACTATAAAAGAGCAGAAAAATTATGCATTTGGTTATAGTTGAAACATTGTATATTTGTAAACTCTAGATATTATATAACTAGTGGACACATATATCATAAACTCTCCTGTTATAATACAGCATGCAAAAACTGGGTCAGTTGGACATGATTGTCTCTGGTTAAGGCaaaattgaattgtttattagaatgtgttaaaaaatataatgtgaTTTAAATTGATGTATCTATACTAAGATCTTTAAAGCAACTACTAGCCAATGTGTGTACAATTCAAAATCTAAGCTATGAAAAGTCATAGAGCATTGTTATTTTAACATTGACACATGTCTGTTATAACAAAGGTCCATACATTTGTAACTAGAATTTTGAACTTGAATACttaagaattttatttatttacagaccTCTAGTAAAAGAGAAATTACAGTTAGAGATACAGGCAATGGAAAGTATCAAGAATGCACAGTCAAAGGTAAGTTAGCAAATCCTTCTTTAGTCTGTTTGAAGAAGTTCCAAAAGTAATAGGATACCTAACACTGTGTTTAATTTCTGATTTATGTGTCTCGGATAAGAAAACTTTACAAAGAAGTTGTTATCAAGTCCGCTTTGTAAATTATGATATTATACTGTGGTAAAAggcttaaaattattttaatcattgtttttttttttttatcttttagacTTATGTTGAATTAGATAATACTCAGAAGAGAAAGAATAAAACAGAAGCGAAGTCCAATGATGCTGTAGAAAAAGCTACAACAGAAAGAAATCATATAAAACGTGAACTTGATGTAGTTAAAGATTCATTggataaaataaagtatgtacAACTGTATAATCTTATTCTATATATTATTAGCAAGGAATATTCAATCATAAAGCtgattatttgtttgtttttgagcCTTCAAGTAGGACTTTACACTTTGGCCATGTTCCTTTATTCCTCACAAAGTTCAACATTAAgcagtaaatttttttttaatgacagattTTAGTTCATCTTTGATAGTTATTTtccaataatttgttttttttgtccaaCCATATATGTGCTATTTTCCCCTTCTTCTCAAGAAAGAATTCACTAGGCATCTTCTTGCAtagtaatatatatttaatagtgataataaaaaaaaaaggattagaACAATTTATTCtatgataattttgttttatataaccTGTATTTCACACTCTgtatcaatattttttcaaagCCATTGCTACATTGGTGaagtgaactttcatcaaaataaaaaaaatataaccttgAAGAAGAGAAAGGTTACAGAAATATGGCATGAAGACATTATACAATTATGGCCTgtgaaaaggtgaatatccaaaattgtcaacaagAGACGGTTATTTCAATGAGAGCACAGCCcaaagtgaaataacttttaagggttgacaattttggatattcatcgattctaaggggccataattgttttattatatcaaaCTAACAGTGGAAAGGCCTTTCCAACACTTTCAATATTCTTTAAACTTTACATGACAAAGATAAGCCgacgtttgaaaatacatttgtgttctagaatttcttgaatgtacaacaaaggtagaatctttttgtaaaatatattgatggccctgaaaaggactgTTACTTTATAAGAGATATCATCGTCTGCTGGAACTCTATTCATGTCCAATGCCTTATTTTCTCGTCTCTCGGTGGGCCTCCAGTGTTACGTGATTGCTGCCATTTTGTTCATTTACGTCTgcgacgtcattttcatgggagataactcaagtacaaatcaacaaactcaaaaggttattAGCCGGTGAACAATAGGGTAATTCACAGCTGGTGGAAATTTTTAGGGGTTATTcatccttccttgcaattgaatgaaaaactactgaattattccatgtcacataataacgtttcacccaatagaattgtttaatatatgtaaggtataataatataaGATATATCACTTTGATAATCTGACAAGTGTTAATTCTTTTGGAGGCTATCAGACTTTTAGTGAGACACAAAGACAATAAGGTTTTGCTCCCTATACAAACAAGGGAGATAAATATTATGAACAGCAATTTACTCAAAGACCTTTATTTCAGTGATGATTATGCTCAGTCAAGATTGACATTTGATACATACACCAAACAGATCAATGATATCAAAGCCAAACTTATCGCAAATGATATGGAAATTAAAGTCCTTcatgtcaaaaatgaaaatgctaaaGTTGCTGAGGAAATGAAGGCCAAACAGGTAAGGAAGATAATGGAaacatttctgtgtttttttaatgtgttactttttaatttgataaacaaaaatgtttacatGATCTTatttacaataacaaaataatattggtttttttaaatggttAACATCAACATTgtcatagtacatgtatattgatactGGTTTTTTTCAGGGAAAACtttttctgtttaaattatcCTTGTTAAAATTAATAACCTTTTGTTTCCTGGAATAATATAAATGCTTTTtagattttggaattttggtccaaTCATCTTAAAAGAAAACAGGTGTAATTTGacatatttatatgtaaattttgtaaaacaagtagagttgaaattatttttaatcctCAAGCCCTATCAATGGCATAGATCAATAAATCCATTTTGATTTGGTCTAATTTGAATTTTCTTGTATAATGTTATGGTCTTTTTGCAAAGATCAATTCTGTTTTATATGTGTAATAAAGGTAAAAAGTAAGCATGATTTATGATTTACAGGTTAGGGAGATACAAACACAGATCACAGAAGCTGAATTTGAACATGATCGACTTGATAATGAAAATTTACAGTTGCAGAGTGAACTGGACACTAGAGTAAGTAGTCCTTTAGCTCGTATTGGTAAAGATGTGAACTGGACACTAGAGTAAGTAGTCCTATAGCTCTTATTGGTAAAGATGTGAACTGGACACTAGAGTAAGTAGTCCTAAAGCTCTTATTGGTAAAGATGTGAACTGGACACTAGAGTAAGTAGTCCTATAGCTCTTATTGGTAAAGATGTGAACTGGACACTAGAGTAAGTAGTCCTAAAGCTCTTATTGGTAAAGATGTGAACTGGACACTAGAGTAAGTAGTCCTATAGCTCTTATTGGTAAAGATGTGAACTGGACACTAGAGTAAGTAGTACTATAGCTCTTATTGGTAAAGATGTGAACTGGACAGTAGAGTAAGTAGTCCTATAGCTCTTATTGGTAAAGATGTGAACTGGACACTAGAGTAAGTAGTCCTATAGCTGTTATTGGTAAAGATGTGAACTGGACACTAGAGTAAGTAGTCCTATAGCTCTTATTGGTAAAGATGTGAACTGGACACTAGAGTAAGTAGTTCTATAGCTCTTATTGGTAAAGATGTGAACTGGACACTAGAGTAAGTAGTCCTATAGCTCTTATTGGTAAAGATGAGTTAATAAAGTAAGTAGTTCTATAGCTTTTATTGTTAAAGATGAACTGGACACTAGAGTAAGTAGTCCTATAGCTCTTATTGGCAAAGATGAAATAATAAAGTAAGTAGTCCTATAGCTCTTATTGGTAAAGATGAGTTAATAAAGTAAGTAGTCCTATAGCTGTTATTGGTAAAGATGTGAAATGGACAGTAGAGTAAGTAGTCCTATAGCTCTTATTGGTAAAGATGAACTGGACACTAGAGTAAGTAGTTGTAGCTCTTATTGGTAAAGATGAGTTAATAAAGTAAGTTTATTTTCCTATAACTATTTATATGTAAGGGAAATCTGTAACACGGTACACCTGCCAACTTTTCTAAATCTCCATGGGGGATTTTAAGAGCAAAAGAACATAATGGTCTACTTGTATTGTCATAAGTGTTAATAATCTACTACTTTATTATTTAGATGAGTATGTATGTGCCTCAATACCCTTTTAACCCATTTGAatgtctgtttttttatttttagtttatattATAAAGGATTTCAAAATTCAGGTCAACACCTCTAATGGGGGATAACCCACATAAATCTGGAAAGTTGGCAGGCCTGCTAAAAATATACAATCATCCAACACTTGTACTATTCTAGAAATAAAGTTACGCAaaacatttttagaatttttcttTTTCGCTGATattgtagaaaaataaaatgaacaaaagaatATCCGAGTTAGAAAGAGGAGCCAATGTCAGAGATGCTAGGCTAAGAAACATCACATTAAAGAATAAAGAGGCTGAAATGGAAGTCCAGGACTATATGGATAAAATCAGTGACTGGTAGGCTTAAGCTAagatttctcatttttttcttcagaattgAAGAATGATTTTTAATAAACAAGAATGCATATCTATCAGTCAGTGTGGTATAGAAATATTTCTGAAAATTTGCAAAGTCCAGCAATTGGTTATAACAATATAACAATGTTTTTGTTGGTTATTGAaatcaatgatttaaattttttgtaaTACAGTGAAATTATTCGACAGAAAtataataatttgtaaaattatgcAAACAAAGGCTAGAAGTGTAAGTAAATGTGTGAATGACATAAGATTTATTTAGATTCTTTAGGGTTCTGTACCataataaaatgatgaaaattaaaaaataaaaaaaaaatgtattaatattcTGTAGAAAATACTATATGTAAATATACAGTTTCAAATATGTTATAGAAATTACAAGTTAACTAAATTCATGAACTTTCTACTTACATCCTCGTCTTTTTGTGGTCTAGGGGTCAATTATGGTACAGCTTCCTTACTAGTATAACTTCAACAGAAAGAATAGTTGACTTCTATAATATGTGCACACATCTTCCAAAATAAAAGAAGCCAAAGTTCATTTATGAGGTGTGTTTGTTCTTAGAAatagaattatattttttatttttcaataaacaaaataCCATTAGACATTCACAAGACAGGAGCTTTCAGATATCAGTAACACTATCCATATTTGATCTTGAATGTTGCTTTTGACCTCAAAATTTGGTATCATCTTGTTGATAATCTGTTGAGAGCAACACTCTCACCAAAATGGATTGTGGCCTCAATATGTTCAATAAAACCATGCTGTGTAAGGCTTCTCATATTAAGATAAGACCAACACTATATGTAAACCAACCAGCTTTCTTATTtataaggtcaaggtcacagtgatGTAAAGAAAATAGCAGTAGATGACCATTTCATTTTTAgcattatcatttatatttttagatatctttttgaaaaatgttgatgTGGTTACAACTGTTTTTCTTACACTTTTCAAGAGAATTAAAATGctgtagaattatttttttctcagaaGTTATTTAGTATGGAcgatttttttgtgattttgttgcatccttagtttagtttaaacagtattttattcaaataaattgaattggattgggcaacaggcatagcctatgtacatgatgtaagccctctccacaaaacaaggtacaatatattacattcaaacaaagcaaCACATACACAAGCATAATGACAAAACAGAAttattctttttcaaaaatacctcttAGCTGACTGGAGTGATGTTTCAAATAGTTAActcacaaaaataagaaaaaataaattatgaaaaaagtttTGATATTCTAGGTGATAAGCTCCAGCATTGATTTAGAGGTCTCACATTAAATTAAATGGTCTCCAGTCAgctatttaaaataacaaatttaataactcatttttaaaacaacatgtttgATATCATGTACTTATTTTTACTAAGTTACTAAGTTTTTTTGCATCCTTGACtttgttggaaaaaaaataataactgttgtAGAACATATTATATGCAGCAATTTGCTTTAGGCTATCTTCCTCAAGAGTCATAATTATGTTGAATAAGCATTAAGTCATGATTTGGGAAATTTTGAAGGTTGGTAAAAGGTAGAGTTTATCCTATTTCAATGATTATTCTTGTGCATTGCTTTGTTACACATGTATTTGATTTCATTTGCTCATTTCCCaagaaataatgaaaatataagtGAAAATTGCGTTAGGAGAAAAAAAATGGAGTTTCAAATAAAGaccttttaaacaaaatttaataaaccTGAACTTTTCATTACCACCTATTTTTTAATGACAGCCAAAGACAAAAGGTGGCTGATGAGAAGAACATCTCTCGTATCCACAAAGAAAAGGCAAGATTACAACAGCAAATGGCTGTTACAGAGGATGAATTTAGCAAGATATCAGCCATTAACTCGGCTGTCAGGGAACAGTTGTTAGGGGAACAGGATAAAGCATTTAAAATGGAGGAATCACTGAAGGTATACAAATCTTATTATTTATCTGTCTATAAAAATGTTCCTGTGGACAAGACTGTtgttaaaattgtaatttttttgtgCTGTATTAGTTTGTTGtgaaatctttttatatatatgcatgATAACTTTTTATTAAAGTTCTAAATCGGTTTTCAACATAAACATGTTACTTTAGTTTTCGTAATAAGCTCTGACAGTTTCTCTATAGAattctattatttgtttttatcatatatgatatctttttaaataaaaaaaatatataaaatgataagAGACAATAAGTATCTTGTATGGTCCAATATATGATGCTTTAGATAGATGAATACATCttaatttatagatttttttcatcTTATCCCAATTACAAAGTCAATTTCCCAACATTACAATAAGTGGAGAAGTATTGATTGACTGGATGAATCTGTCAACTAAAAAAACAATGCTATATAGTGTCGCATATAAATTATGAATTAATTGCTTTTTCATAGTTACAAGCATTATAGCCGATCAGCATACCAAATTTAAGGTCAAAGTAGATGATTTTGTTGTACCTTTACACCATTTCTTGACCAGtatattaaataattaattgtATCATATGATACACTTATCAGggtttttttaaactagatattcCCCTTGCTGTCTACAAGGACATGAGTCAAAGCACACAAATGCATGGCAAATAGCCTCTGAAGATGTTGTTATTTAGAGAATGTGAACTAAGAAAATTACCATTAACTATAacttatattttaataacttCAGCCTTTTACCAATATATTACAAATACACATTTTTCAAAACTAATGAAAATGGCAAAATAACTGTCATGctgaaaaatatgaataaaagaaaggtcacatgaattataCATTATTTATATTACTCATCACTGTTTTGGTAGAAATATATCTTCATCACCATGATATACCTTCTACTATATAATTAGTTAGTTGAAAGTtcacttatatatatttattatatgctTTTTCCTTTTTTACTGTAATGATTCCATTTTATCAGGGTTTTTTGCAATGTTCTATGAAATCAATTTCAAGTTGTTATTATTTACAGGAACCTACAAGGTTTCCTTGCCGGACAATGCAAAAATATCAGTCTGCAGTATCGTTTGATATTACATTACATGCTAAAAAGATGATTtttccagattttttttcttacagCAGTTGAAGGCTATTTACAACATTTTTagaattaaatgtttaaaaggGATTATTACTATTCAATGCGTTAGATTAATTCCATGATATTAAATGACTTCTATATTCCCTGTAGAAATAATTCTAGAATGGCCAAACATCACAAAGGcacatattttaatttaatattttaatacctATATATAACAGCATAGAAGGGTATGTATGGCCACATCTGCTTCAAATATAGCCTTTCAAATTTTAACACTCTTTATTTCAGTACCTTTTTAAAAAAtacacatatttttaaatttattttttagaaatgatgaatataatttataaatagaaGTGAAATAATTTAGACTTTATATCCACTgcttttatttgttatgtattaTGTTTAAAGTTAGACATCTTAGAAACTACAGATATATTAGATACATTCATTTTTACCATAGAAGTGTAAAGTTTGAGTTAAatacttattttcatttatttatgcaTGATCATATCTGCTTTTAGTCTTAAAATAAAATGAGGTTTGTTTGTCATTTCTTGACCAACAATAGTTGTAATAATAGTCTTAACTCAACATTTATATTTGCTCTCTGAGTTTTGTATGGAGGAAAGAAAGATTTTTCCAAATGATGATTGTGATATTTCTCTAAATATACAGCTCTTTTTTTCTTTACGCCTTTCTGTATTGCAAATCTACAATACCATCTGAAGAATGTTGCTGACATCTTATACTCATCTGcatctttatcatataaaatATCTGATAGATAAATAGCGCCTGTATTCTTAAAGCTTTTGATATCTATCTTCAtaatataaaatatctgataattaGAAAGGAATTGTAACCTCTAAGCTTCAAATAACacaacaaaaattatcaaataatataACTATTTCTTTTTCTGTTAAAGTTCTACTTTTTTAATTAAGACTAAGTTGAA
This sequence is a window from Mytilus edulis chromosome 1, xbMytEdul2.2, whole genome shotgun sequence. Protein-coding genes within it:
- the LOC139511062 gene encoding coiled-coil domain-containing protein 178-like isoform X3; the encoded protein is MSLTKVVKVEEVEKRPDSYSLGERFSSQEKFNNAVQDIEATFIGSSGDGLNEEDLSETADKVYPLPEDWPKIPQIFRRKSCELTKATSPCVKKAVSHLELIQNIIEEWFRERDEEQKSRPCSVRPVASKKQLRFSAASGHHNVIKTTGSAKGRQSAASGRTTISLSSANQLSVTGIGAIQEEDSALLPYLGAEDVLDEVVTLLARLENDRIDILKALENEKQKVVRLNDKIDHLCLVRMRELPIAVQREHEACIMDLNELTWHVSYSSRTEKRIHQRTHTAEVNNQRLKEEITFVQRHIPLVKEKLQLEIQAMESIKNAQSKTYVELDNTQKRKNKTEAKSNDAVEKATTERNHIKRELDVVKDSLDKINDDYAQSRLTFDTYTKQINDIKAKLIANDMEIKVLHVKNENAKVAEEMKAKQVREIQTQITEAEFEHDRLDNENLQLQSELDTRKNKMNKRISELERGANVRDARLRNITLKNKEAEMEVQDYMDKISDCQRQKVADEKNISRIHKEKARLQQQMAVTEDEFSKISAINSAVREQLLGEQDKAFKMEESLKATAETLRRQVKDEMHTKSVLVARINSDSTDLVKYKKDTTQKRDKAQKVANEVQTAVTTVLTKVEKLRSTKREKTETKEKIRQQMVETEKQKEESRNKFMEQINNLEPHHTHLKPIFTDDVTKLEKRLDYMEWKTEQMNKQIHDMDREEVTFKKLVSNAEKAIVDLEERRKELDLQMESLKKIEDDLKKSYEEVLGRIRDNEASHRKMIEQRKKFLEESEVQKSHKLEINKELASKYRQLQNEHMIVKDKMMNNFDDRVKIEAQIKDTTQLQALQRRMHVAMLAYLKYRGLYNRSELDRMETETDQNSEQVQHLQVKMDDAIKQITEFLQTQVQGGAAAKRVAWGSVGKTSRGVGLSQPPSRQPTVVEA